One stretch of Streptomyces peucetius DNA includes these proteins:
- a CDS encoding helix-hairpin-helix domain-containing protein, whose amino-acid sequence MPSRSGGGAGAAENARSGETADAVPGEAPAGAASDEGGEAGEGLSEAEAEIAAQRELRERIERRKAEREAPIASGAKLSGKAADLLAAVRAVESGEKPAADAFASPAPEPRRAAPAAPTARPVPRKPAEPGEAAVAAVRSLLVKGGAPEGLAGQAAEVLGEAAGDVLAEDPWRLLSVPGVRPEQADGFARALLGPDAGPGDERRTSALVTWLLERAALMGHTALEAPAVRAALAERSVPDPDGAVQQAVADGTVLVFQDGVDEDGGEEDDESRTVPVLLGLDRYAMAEESLADGLARLVRTGPADVWEGPELVRAAGAHGLVVHTGGEASRAEPVALAETARRLGLRAVVAVHAENGVRRLGPDAAAVTVAALLDGTAGPGRDEDGAFALDLLVVLDAPQLDVETAAMLVESMPDGGRLVLAGDPGVLSGAGAGRVFQDLLAARVCPQVASRTPDPGPLGELVSGIGIGELNQVAAPGREIVIVPVRDAGEAVHRTVQLVVDSVPRAIGVPAEQTQVITVGHGGSAGTRELNAALKQRLNPGGGRFAGFDPGDRVAYAPAPGRTLTGTVVSADAAGLHLDCEGIATVVPRERVESALRHGWALTAHQAEGMRWPAVVVVLPGDAAQALSRPWVYTAFGRAERHLSVVHGVDQALPQAVAERPGPGRTTRLRTLLEGLLAEPAAQPQPQPQPQAPSQARQAL is encoded by the coding sequence GTGCCCAGCCGCAGCGGCGGTGGGGCTGGTGCGGCAGAGAACGCTCGCAGTGGAGAGACGGCGGACGCCGTGCCCGGGGAGGCACCGGCAGGGGCCGCGTCCGATGAGGGCGGGGAGGCCGGCGAGGGGCTGAGTGAGGCGGAGGCCGAGATCGCCGCGCAGCGGGAGCTGCGGGAGCGGATCGAGCGGCGGAAGGCCGAGCGGGAGGCGCCCATCGCCAGCGGGGCGAAGCTCAGCGGGAAGGCCGCCGACCTGCTCGCCGCCGTACGAGCGGTGGAGAGCGGCGAGAAGCCGGCCGCGGACGCCTTCGCGTCGCCCGCCCCCGAGCCGCGGCGCGCCGCCCCCGCGGCGCCCACCGCACGGCCGGTCCCAAGGAAGCCGGCCGAGCCCGGTGAAGCCGCCGTCGCGGCCGTGCGCAGCCTGCTCGTGAAGGGCGGCGCCCCCGAGGGCCTCGCCGGTCAGGCCGCCGAGGTCCTGGGCGAGGCGGCCGGCGACGTTCTCGCAGAGGACCCCTGGCGGCTGCTCTCCGTGCCCGGGGTGCGGCCGGAGCAGGCGGACGGGTTCGCCCGGGCGCTGCTCGGGCCGGACGCCGGGCCCGGCGACGAGCGCCGGACCTCTGCGCTCGTCACGTGGCTGCTGGAGCGGGCCGCTCTCATGGGACACACGGCACTCGAGGCTCCGGCGGTCCGAGCCGCGCTCGCGGAGCGGTCCGTGCCCGATCCTGACGGGGCCGTCCAGCAGGCCGTCGCGGACGGCACCGTCCTGGTCTTCCAGGACGGCGTCGACGAGGACGGGGGCGAGGAGGACGACGAGAGCCGCACCGTGCCCGTCCTGCTCGGTCTCGACCGGTACGCGATGGCGGAGGAGAGCCTCGCGGACGGCCTGGCCAGGCTGGTCAGGACGGGACCCGCCGACGTCTGGGAGGGGCCCGAGCTCGTGCGGGCCGCGGGAGCGCACGGTCTGGTCGTGCACACCGGCGGCGAGGCGTCCCGCGCCGAGCCCGTCGCGCTCGCGGAGACCGCCCGCCGCCTGGGCCTGCGGGCCGTCGTGGCCGTGCACGCGGAGAACGGAGTGCGCAGGCTCGGACCGGACGCGGCCGCCGTGACCGTCGCCGCCCTGCTGGACGGCACTGCCGGGCCCGGCCGCGACGAGGACGGCGCGTTCGCGCTGGACCTGCTCGTCGTGCTGGACGCACCGCAACTGGACGTGGAGACCGCCGCGATGCTCGTGGAGTCCATGCCGGACGGCGGGCGGCTGGTGCTCGCGGGGGACCCCGGCGTGCTCTCCGGGGCGGGCGCGGGCCGGGTCTTCCAGGACCTGCTGGCGGCCCGGGTGTGCCCGCAGGTCGCGTCGCGTACGCCCGACCCGGGGCCGCTCGGCGAGCTGGTGTCGGGCATCGGCATCGGTGAGCTGAACCAGGTCGCGGCCCCGGGCAGGGAAATCGTGATCGTCCCGGTGCGAGACGCAGGCGAGGCCGTGCACCGTACGGTGCAGCTCGTCGTCGACTCCGTGCCGCGCGCCATCGGGGTGCCCGCCGAGCAGACCCAGGTCATCACCGTGGGGCACGGCGGCTCCGCCGGCACCCGTGAGCTCAACGCGGCACTCAAGCAGCGTCTCAACCCCGGCGGCGGCCGTTTCGCCGGCTTCGACCCCGGCGACCGGGTGGCGTACGCCCCGGCGCCCGGCCGGACGCTCACCGGCACGGTCGTCTCGGCGGACGCGGCCGGACTGCATCTGGACTGCGAGGGCATCGCGACGGTCGTGCCGAGGGAACGGGTCGAATCGGCGCTGCGCCACGGCTGGGCGCTGACCGCGCACCAGGCCGAGGGCATGCGCTGGCCGGCCGTGGTCGTCGTCCTGCCGGGAGACGCGGCGCAGGCGCTGAGCAGGCCGTGGGTGTACACGGCGTTCGGTCGCGCCGAGCGGCATCTTTCGGTGGTGCACGGCGTGGACCAGGCGCTGCCGCAGGCGGTCGCCGAGCGCCCCGGCCCCGGGCGCACCACCAGGCTGCGCACTTTGCTGGAGGGCCTGCTCGCCGAGCCCGCGGCACAGCCTCAGCCGCAGCCCCAGCCGCAGGCACCGTCACAGGCACGGCAGGCGCTGTGA
- a CDS encoding DUF5703 family protein, translating to MPEYEFVDVYVPRGVSRKEATRLLTDHAEYGHWELDRLTLHRDGSRRVRLRRRIIRQVRATW from the coding sequence ATGCCGGAATACGAATTTGTCGACGTGTACGTACCTCGCGGGGTCTCCCGCAAGGAGGCGACCCGTCTGCTGACCGACCATGCCGAGTACGGACACTGGGAGTTGGACCGACTGACCCTGCACCGGGACGGCAGCCGCAGAGTGCGGCTCCGCCGGCGCATCATCCGCCAGGTGCGGGCCACCTGGTGA
- a CDS encoding chaplin, which produces MRQVTRKGLITVAAAGGVLALGGGGYAQADAGANGTASNSPGVLSGNSVQVPVHIPVNVCGNTVDVVGLLNPTFGNECANVSGSGAGGGGSSAEGTTSNSPGVLSGNNVQAPVDVPVNVCGNSVNVGGLLNPVSGNGCANGSGATTPGTPDPGTPDPGTPDPGTPDPGTPDPGTPDPGTPDPGTPDPGTPETPETPGTPETPETPGTPETPETPGTPETPATPASPATPETPGTPTGPNTPESRTVTPPGGAQLAETGMDALDVVAPAGVGLLLAGAVLYRRTRAAL; this is translated from the coding sequence ATGAGACAGGTCACGCGAAAAGGCCTGATCACCGTGGCAGCCGCGGGCGGCGTACTCGCCCTCGGCGGCGGCGGTTACGCGCAGGCGGACGCCGGGGCGAACGGAACAGCGTCGAACTCGCCGGGCGTTCTGTCCGGCAACTCGGTTCAGGTTCCGGTGCACATCCCGGTGAACGTCTGCGGCAACACCGTGGACGTGGTCGGGCTGCTGAACCCGACCTTCGGCAACGAATGTGCCAACGTCTCCGGATCGGGCGCAGGGGGCGGCGGCTCCAGCGCGGAGGGCACCACGAGTAACTCACCCGGTGTCCTCTCCGGCAACAACGTCCAGGCGCCGGTCGATGTACCGGTCAACGTCTGCGGCAACAGCGTCAACGTCGGCGGTCTGCTCAACCCCGTGTCCGGCAACGGCTGCGCGAACGGCTCGGGTGCCACCACGCCCGGCACGCCGGACCCGGGTACGCCGGACCCGGGTACGCCGGACCCGGGTACGCCGGACCCGGGTACGCCGGACCCGGGTACGCCGGACCCGGGTACGCCGGACCCGGGCACGCCGGACCCGGGTACGCCGGAGACCCCGGAGACCCCCGGTACGCCGGAGACGCCTGAGACCCCGGGTACGCCTGAGACGCCTGAGACCCCGGGTACGCCGGAGACCCCGGCGACGCCGGCGAGCCCCGCGACTCCGGAGACTCCGGGTACCCCGACCGGGCCGAACACGCCCGAGAGCCGGACCGTGACGCCCCCTGGCGGCGCTCAGCTCGCCGAGACCGGCATGGACGCGCTCGACGTGGTGGCACCGGCGGGCGTCGGTCTGCTGCTCGCCGGAGCGGTGCTCTACCGGAGGACGCGCGCGGCCCTCTAG
- a CDS encoding chaplin, whose amino-acid sequence MIKKVVATAAATGGLLLAGAGMAMADAGAQGAAAQSPGVLSGNQAQVPLHVPVNLCGNTVDVIGLLNPAFGNLCVND is encoded by the coding sequence ATGATCAAGAAGGTCGTCGCGACCGCAGCTGCCACCGGTGGTCTGCTGCTCGCCGGTGCGGGCATGGCCATGGCCGACGCGGGCGCCCAGGGTGCTGCCGCGCAATCGCCTGGCGTTCTGTCGGGCAACCAGGCCCAGGTGCCGCTCCACGTGCCCGTGAACCTGTGCGGCAACACGGTCGACGTCATCGGCCTGCTGAACCCCGCCTTCGGCAACCTCTGCGTCAACGACTGA
- a CDS encoding M20/M25/M40 family metallo-hydrolase: MSESNTARAVTGEDEVVDLCRELIRIDTSNYGDHSGPGERAAAEYVAEQLAEVGLEPQILESHKGRASTVARIEGEDTSRPALLIHGHLDVVPANADDWTHHPFSGEIVEDCVWGRGAVDMKDMDAMTLAVVRDRLRSGRKPPRDIVLAFLADEEAGGTYGARYLVDKHPGLFEGVTEGIGEVGGFSFTVNENLRLYLVETAQKGMHWMRLTVDGTAGHGSMTNNDNAITELCEAVGRLGRHTWPVRVTKTVRSFLDELSDALGTPLDPEDMDATLAKLGGIAKMVGATLRNSAAPTMLGAGYKVNVIPGQATAHVDGRFLPGYEEEFLAELDRLLGPRVRREDVHGDKALETSFDGALVDAMQVALKAEDPIARAVPYMLSGGTDAKSFDDLGIRCFGFAPLKLPPELDFAGMFHGVDERVPVDGLKFGVRVLDRFIDQC, encoded by the coding sequence GTGAGCGAGTCGAACACGGCCCGGGCGGTCACGGGCGAGGACGAGGTCGTCGATCTCTGCCGTGAGCTGATCAGGATCGACACCAGCAACTACGGCGACCACTCGGGTCCGGGTGAGCGCGCCGCGGCCGAGTACGTCGCGGAACAGCTCGCCGAGGTCGGGCTGGAGCCGCAGATCCTCGAGTCCCACAAGGGGCGCGCCTCCACCGTGGCCCGCATCGAGGGCGAGGACACGTCCCGGCCCGCGCTGCTCATCCACGGCCACCTCGACGTGGTGCCCGCGAACGCGGACGACTGGACCCACCACCCCTTCTCCGGCGAGATCGTCGAGGACTGCGTCTGGGGCCGCGGCGCGGTCGACATGAAGGACATGGACGCCATGACGCTGGCCGTCGTGCGGGACCGGCTGCGCAGCGGCCGCAAGCCCCCGCGCGACATCGTCCTCGCCTTCCTCGCCGACGAGGAGGCCGGCGGCACCTACGGCGCCCGGTACCTGGTCGACAAGCACCCGGGGCTCTTCGAGGGCGTCACCGAGGGCATCGGCGAGGTCGGCGGCTTCTCCTTCACCGTCAACGAGAACCTGCGGCTCTACCTCGTCGAGACGGCGCAGAAGGGCATGCACTGGATGCGCCTGACCGTGGACGGCACCGCCGGGCACGGTTCGATGACCAACAACGACAACGCCATCACCGAGCTGTGCGAGGCCGTCGGCCGGCTCGGCCGCCACACCTGGCCGGTCCGGGTCACCAAGACCGTACGGTCCTTCCTCGACGAGCTGTCCGACGCCCTCGGCACGCCGCTCGACCCCGAGGACATGGACGCGACCCTCGCCAAGCTCGGCGGCATCGCCAAGATGGTCGGCGCCACGCTGCGCAACTCCGCGGCCCCCACCATGCTCGGCGCCGGCTACAAGGTGAACGTCATCCCCGGTCAGGCGACCGCGCACGTGGACGGGCGTTTCCTGCCGGGCTACGAGGAGGAGTTCCTCGCCGAGCTCGACCGGCTGCTCGGCCCCCGGGTCAGGCGCGAGGACGTGCACGGCGACAAGGCCCTGGAGACCAGCTTCGACGGGGCGCTCGTCGACGCGATGCAGGTGGCGCTCAAGGCGGAGGACCCGATCGCGAGGGCCGTGCCGTACATGCTCTCCGGCGGTACGGACGCCAAGTCCTTCGACGATCTCGGCATCCGCTGCTTCGGGTTCGCACCGCTCAAGCTGCCGCCGGAGCTGGACTTCGCCGGGATGTTCCACGGCGTGGACGAGAGGGTGCCGGTGGACGGCCTGAAGTTCGGCGTGCGGGTCCTCGACCGGTTCATCGACCAGTGCTGA
- a CDS encoding TetR/AcrR family transcriptional regulator — translation MRDQLLDAVERLLVKGGVDAVRLDAVAAEAGVSKGGLLHHFPSKRALVAGVVQRLIDRFEAMLPGPDAPPGAYTTAWLDASIPQEAPGHGSADRDYVPMALLAAAGGPEALDVLQRHYRRWQERLEADRLAPGVSTLVRMAVDGWWTARMLGLAPPHGAAHVELRRLVGDLISSGHIGEGLTGTGLPGTGLTGTDGGSR, via the coding sequence ATGCGTGACCAACTCCTCGACGCCGTGGAGCGGCTGCTGGTGAAGGGCGGCGTGGACGCCGTACGTCTGGACGCCGTCGCCGCGGAGGCGGGCGTGAGCAAGGGCGGCCTGCTCCACCACTTCCCGAGCAAGCGTGCTCTCGTCGCAGGGGTGGTGCAGCGGCTGATCGACAGGTTCGAAGCGATGCTGCCGGGCCCGGACGCACCTCCCGGCGCGTACACCACCGCCTGGCTCGACGCCTCGATCCCGCAGGAGGCACCCGGGCACGGCAGTGCCGACCGCGACTACGTCCCCATGGCGCTGCTCGCCGCGGCCGGCGGGCCGGAAGCGCTCGATGTCCTCCAGCGTCACTACCGGCGGTGGCAGGAACGACTGGAGGCGGACCGGCTGGCGCCCGGCGTCAGCACCCTGGTGCGCATGGCGGTGGACGGCTGGTGGACGGCGCGCATGCTGGGCCTCGCCCCGCCGCACGGCGCGGCCCACGTCGAGCTGCGCAGGCTCGTCGGCGATCTCATCAGCTCGGGGCACATCGGCGAGGGCCTCACCGGCACCGGTCTCCCCGGCACCGGCCTCACCGGCACGGACGGAGGGTCGCGCTGA
- a CDS encoding DMT family transporter — MGAALLVAAAIISEVIATLSLRASHGLTRLGPTALVVVGYGAAFLMLAQALKTLNVGPVYAIWSGVGTVGAFLGGVVLFDEPVRPATLIGIALVIVGVVVMYVGGGMEH; from the coding sequence ATGGGGGCGGCTCTGCTGGTCGCGGCAGCGATCATCTCCGAGGTGATCGCGACTCTTTCGCTGCGCGCCTCGCACGGCCTGACCCGGCTCGGCCCCACCGCCCTGGTGGTCGTCGGCTACGGCGCCGCGTTCCTGATGCTGGCGCAGGCCCTCAAGACGCTCAACGTCGGCCCGGTGTACGCGATCTGGTCGGGTGTCGGCACGGTGGGCGCATTCCTGGGCGGTGTCGTGCTCTTCGACGAACCGGTCCGGCCGGCGACACTGATCGGGATCGCTCTCGTCATCGTCGGCGTCGTCGTGATGTACGTCGGCGGCGGGATGGAGCACTGA
- a CDS encoding pseudouridine synthase: protein MRRRNRAAVPAPLPQRDGIDPVRLRLPEDPGRRWPTVRAHLLDRYADAVGTARVESMLRDGRFVGTEGPVTGDEPYTEGRFLWFHRDFPAERPVPFGVRIVHRDEHIVIADKPHFLATTPRGSHVKETAVARLRRDLGLPSLQPAHRLDRLTAGLVLFVVRPGDRGAYQTLFRDRRVRKEYEALAPYDPAVALPRTVRSRIVKERGVLAAREEPGEPNSESRIELLETDGGYGRYRLLPATGRTHQLRVHMNGLGLPILNDPLFPVVLPEAEEDFSRPLQLLATVLEFTDPVTGERRRFETRLSLAQWPRPTHS from the coding sequence GTGAGACGCAGAAACAGAGCGGCGGTCCCCGCCCCGCTCCCCCAGCGCGACGGCATCGATCCCGTGAGGCTGCGCCTGCCCGAGGACCCCGGCCGTCGCTGGCCCACCGTGCGGGCGCACCTGCTGGACCGGTATGCGGACGCCGTCGGCACGGCGCGGGTGGAGTCGATGCTGCGGGACGGGCGCTTCGTCGGCACGGAGGGACCGGTCACCGGGGACGAGCCCTACACCGAGGGGCGGTTCCTCTGGTTCCACCGGGACTTCCCGGCGGAGCGGCCGGTGCCGTTCGGGGTCAGGATCGTGCACCGCGACGAACACATCGTGATCGCCGACAAGCCGCACTTCCTCGCCACCACACCGCGCGGCAGCCATGTGAAGGAGACCGCCGTGGCCCGGCTGCGCCGCGATCTCGGCCTGCCCTCGCTCCAGCCCGCGCACCGCCTGGACCGGCTCACGGCGGGCCTGGTGCTGTTCGTCGTACGGCCCGGCGACCGGGGCGCGTACCAGACGCTGTTCCGGGACCGGCGGGTGCGCAAGGAGTACGAGGCACTCGCCCCGTACGACCCGGCGGTGGCGCTGCCGCGGACCGTGCGGAGCCGCATCGTCAAGGAGCGGGGGGTGCTCGCGGCGCGGGAGGAGCCTGGCGAGCCGAACAGCGAGAGCCGGATCGAGCTGCTGGAGACGGACGGCGGGTACGGCCGGTACCGGCTGCTGCCGGCCACCGGCCGTACCCATCAGCTGCGGGTCCACATGAACGGCCTGGGACTGCCGATCCTGAACGACCCGCTGTTCCCCGTGGTGCTGCCCGAGGCGGAGGAGGACTTCTCGCGTCCCCTGCAACTGCTGGCGACGGTCCTGGAGTTCACCGACCCGGTCACCGGGGAGCGGCGCCGGTTCGAGACCCGGCTGAGCCTGGCTCAGTGGCCCCGGCCCACCCATTCCTGA
- a CDS encoding MBL fold metallo-hydrolase — MAARIDHLVTSGTFSLDGGTWDVDNNVWIVGDDHEAVVVDAAHDADAILTALGGRTLRAIVCTHAHNDHIDAAPALAAATGAPILLHPDDLPLWKQTHPERAPDGDLADGAVITVADTALTVLHTPGHAPGAVCLHAPDLATVFTGDTLFQGGPGATGRSFSHFPTIIDSIRDRLLTLPPDTVVRTGHGATTTIGDEAPHLQEWVGRGH; from the coding sequence ATGGCCGCCCGCATCGACCACCTGGTCACCTCCGGCACCTTCTCGCTCGACGGCGGCACCTGGGACGTCGACAACAACGTCTGGATCGTCGGCGACGACCACGAGGCCGTCGTCGTCGACGCCGCCCACGACGCGGACGCCATCCTGACCGCGCTCGGCGGCCGTACCCTGCGCGCCATCGTCTGCACGCACGCGCACAACGACCACATCGACGCGGCCCCGGCTCTCGCCGCCGCCACCGGCGCGCCGATCCTGCTCCACCCGGACGACCTGCCCCTGTGGAAGCAGACCCATCCCGAGCGCGCCCCGGACGGCGACCTGGCCGACGGAGCGGTGATCACGGTCGCGGACACCGCTCTGACGGTGCTGCACACCCCCGGTCACGCCCCCGGCGCCGTCTGCCTCCACGCCCCGGACCTGGCCACCGTGTTCACCGGCGACACGCTCTTCCAGGGCGGTCCGGGCGCGACCGGGCGGTCGTTCTCCCACTTCCCGACGATCATCGACTCCATCCGTGACCGCCTGCTCACCCTGCCGCCGGACACCGTCGTCCGTACCGGTCACGGCGCCACCACCACCATCGGCGACGAGGCGCCGCATCTTCAGGAATGGGTGGGCCGGGGCCACTGA
- a CDS encoding S-(hydroxymethyl)mycothiol dehydrogenase, whose amino-acid sequence MPQQVQGVIAPGRNEPVRVETITIPDPGPGEAVVKVQACGVCHTDLHYKQGGINDDFPFLLGHEAAGVVESVGDGVTEVGPGDFVILNWRAVCGRCRACRRGRPWYCFDTHNARQKMTLAATGAELSPALGIGAFAEKTLVAAGQCTKVDPAVSPAVAGLLGCGVMAGIGAAINTGQVGRGDSVAVIGCGGVGDAAVVGARLAGAARIIAVDIDDRKLATAKKVGATHTVNSRTGDAVEAIRELTGGFGADVVIEAVGRPETYEQAFYARDLAGTVVLVGVPTPDMKLELPLLDVFGRGGALKSSWYGDCLPSRDFPMLIDLHQQGRIDLGAFVTETIGLGDVEKAFARMHEGDVLRSVVQL is encoded by the coding sequence ATGCCGCAGCAGGTGCAAGGCGTGATCGCACCCGGAAGGAACGAGCCGGTACGGGTGGAGACGATCACGATCCCCGACCCGGGACCGGGAGAGGCCGTCGTCAAGGTGCAGGCCTGCGGGGTCTGCCACACCGATCTGCACTACAAGCAGGGCGGGATCAACGACGACTTCCCGTTCCTCCTCGGCCATGAGGCCGCGGGCGTCGTGGAGTCGGTCGGCGACGGTGTCACCGAGGTCGGGCCCGGGGACTTCGTGATCCTCAACTGGCGGGCCGTGTGCGGCCGGTGCCGGGCATGTCGGCGCGGGCGGCCCTGGTACTGCTTCGACACGCACAACGCCCGGCAGAAGATGACCCTCGCCGCCACGGGCGCCGAACTGTCGCCCGCGCTCGGCATCGGCGCCTTCGCGGAGAAGACCCTGGTCGCCGCGGGCCAGTGCACCAAGGTCGACCCGGCGGTCTCCCCGGCCGTGGCGGGTCTGCTCGGCTGCGGGGTGATGGCCGGCATCGGCGCCGCCATCAACACCGGCCAGGTGGGCCGCGGTGACTCGGTGGCCGTCATCGGCTGCGGCGGCGTCGGAGACGCCGCCGTCGTCGGCGCACGGCTCGCCGGAGCCGCGAGGATCATCGCCGTCGACATCGACGACCGCAAGCTCGCCACGGCGAAGAAGGTGGGCGCCACCCACACCGTCAACTCCCGTACCGGGGACGCCGTCGAGGCGATCCGCGAGCTCACCGGCGGGTTCGGCGCGGACGTGGTCATCGAGGCCGTCGGCCGCCCGGAGACCTACGAACAGGCCTTCTACGCCCGGGACCTGGCCGGCACCGTCGTCCTCGTCGGCGTGCCCACCCCGGACATGAAGCTCGAACTGCCTCTCCTGGACGTCTTCGGCAGGGGCGGCGCGCTCAAGTCGTCCTGGTACGGGGACTGCCTGCCCTCCCGAGACTTCCCCATGCTGATCGACCTCCACCAGCAGGGCCGTATCGACCTCGGCGCGTTCGTCACGGAGACCATCGGGCTCGGCGACGTCGAGAAGGCGTTCGCCCGGATGCACGAGGGCGACGTCCTGCGATCGGTGGTGCAGCTCTGA
- a CDS encoding FadR/GntR family transcriptional regulator, whose amino-acid sequence MTTEGRGLHTHVLDTLGLAITAGEYPQGSVLRTDEVAQRFDVSRTVVREVVRVLESMHLVESRRRVGVTVRPAGEWNVYDPRVIRWRLAGTDRPRQLRSLTVLRSAIEPVAAGLAAVHATPEQCAALTEEALGMVATSRGQQLEGYLKHDIAFHRVVLDASGNEMFARLGDVVAEVLAGRTHHHVMFDDPDPAAVTLHVQVAEAVREGDADRAERLTREIAVGALQELDVLAP is encoded by the coding sequence ATGACCACAGAAGGCCGCGGGCTCCACACGCACGTGCTCGACACCCTCGGTCTGGCGATCACCGCGGGTGAGTATCCGCAGGGCAGCGTGCTGCGCACCGACGAGGTGGCCCAGCGCTTCGACGTCTCGCGCACCGTCGTCCGGGAAGTGGTCCGCGTCCTCGAGTCCATGCACCTCGTGGAGTCACGCCGCCGCGTCGGCGTCACGGTGCGCCCCGCTGGGGAATGGAACGTCTACGACCCCCGCGTCATCCGCTGGCGGCTCGCCGGCACCGACCGCCCGCGTCAGCTGCGCTCACTCACCGTGCTGCGCTCCGCGATCGAACCGGTCGCGGCCGGCCTCGCCGCGGTGCACGCGACCCCCGAGCAGTGCGCGGCCCTGACCGAGGAGGCGCTCGGCATGGTCGCCACCTCCCGGGGCCAGCAGCTCGAGGGGTATCTGAAACACGACATCGCCTTCCACCGCGTCGTGCTGGACGCCTCCGGCAACGAGATGTTCGCCCGGCTCGGCGACGTCGTCGCCGAGGTGCTCGCCGGACGCACCCACCACCATGTGATGTTCGACGACCCCGACCCGGCGGCGGTCACCCTGCACGTACAGGTCGCGGAGGCCGTTCGCGAGGGCGACGCCGACCGGGCCGAGCGGCTCACCCGGGAGATCGCCGTCGGGGCCCTTCAGGAGCTCGACGTCCTCGCGCCCTGA
- a CDS encoding gluconokinase, producing MSTPHVVVVMGVAGTGKTTIGPLLAAALGVPYAEGDDFHPPANIAKMSAGVPLDDEDRRPWLDAIGEWAHGRAGLGGVVSSSALKREYRDRLRAAAPDAVFLHLTGGRELIEQRMTERKGHFMPTALLDSQFATLQPLGDDEAGVAVDVSGTPEEITERAVAALRGLEP from the coding sequence ATGAGCACCCCCCACGTCGTCGTGGTGATGGGCGTGGCAGGAACCGGCAAGACCACGATCGGCCCCCTGCTCGCCGCCGCCCTGGGCGTCCCCTATGCCGAGGGCGACGACTTCCATCCCCCGGCGAACATCGCCAAGATGTCGGCCGGCGTCCCGCTGGACGACGAGGACCGCCGGCCGTGGCTCGACGCCATCGGCGAGTGGGCCCACGGCAGGGCGGGGCTCGGCGGAGTGGTCTCCAGCTCCGCGCTCAAGCGTGAGTACCGCGACCGGCTGCGGGCGGCGGCGCCCGACGCCGTCTTCCTCCACCTCACCGGCGGCCGCGAGCTCATCGAGCAGCGGATGACGGAGCGCAAGGGACACTTCATGCCCACCGCGCTTCTCGACTCCCAGTTCGCCACCCTCCAGCCCCTGGGAGACGACGAGGCGGGCGTCGCCGTCGATGTGTCCGGCACCCCCGAAGAAATCACCGAACGGGCCGTCGCCGCGCTGCGCGGGCTCGAACCTTAA